The following are encoded in a window of Cervus canadensis isolate Bull #8, Minnesota chromosome 11, ASM1932006v1, whole genome shotgun sequence genomic DNA:
- the TSPAN18 gene encoding tetraspanin-18, with protein MEGDCLSCMKYLMFVFNFFIFLGGACLLGIGIWVMVDPTGFREIVAANPLLITGAYILLAMGGLLFLLGFLGCCGAVRENKCLLLFFFLFILIIFLAELSAAILAFIFRENLTREFFTKELAKHYQGNNDTDVFSATWNSVMITFGCCGVNGPEDFKYASVFRLLTLDSDEVPEACCRREPQSRDGVLLSREECLLGRDLFLNKQGCYTVILNAFETYVYLAGALAIGVLAIELFAMIFAMCLFRGIQ; from the exons ATGGAAGGAGACTGTCTGAGCTGCATGAAGTATCTGATGTTTGTGTTCAATTTCTTCATATTT CTGGGCGGAGCCTGCTTGCTGGGCATTGGCATCTGGGTCATGGTGGACCCCACCGGCTTCCGGGAGATCGTGGCCGCCAACCCCCTGCTCATCACGGGCGCCTACATCCTCCTGGCCATGGGGGGCCTGCTTTTTCTGCTCGGCTTCCTGGGCTGCTGCGGGGCCGTCCGGGAGAACAAGTGTCTGCTGCTGTTT TTCTTCTTGTTCATCCTGATCATCTTCTTGGCAGAGCTCTCAGCAGCCATCCTGGCCTTCATCTTCAGGGAAAAT ctCACCCGTGAATTCTTCACCAAGGAGCTCGCCAAGCATTACCAGGGCAACAATGACACGGACGTCTTCTCCGCCACCTGGAACTCCGTCATGATCACA TTTGGTTGCTGTGGAGTCAACGGGCCCGAAGACTTTAAGTATGCATCAGTGTTCCGACTCCTGACTTTGGACAGTGACGAGGTGCCGGAGGCCTGCTGCCGGAGAGAGCCCCAGAGTCGGGACGGGGTCCTGCTGAGCAGAGAGGAATGCCTCCTGGGGAGGGATCTGTTCCTGAACAAGCAG GGCTGTTACACAGTGATTCTCAACGCCTTCGAGACTTACGTCTACCTGGCCGGGGCCCTGGCCATAGGGGTGCTGGCCATCGAG CTTTTTGCCATGATCTTTGCCATGTGCCTCTTCCGGGGCATCCAGTAG